The following coding sequences are from one Triticum dicoccoides isolate Atlit2015 ecotype Zavitan chromosome 4A, WEW_v2.0, whole genome shotgun sequence window:
- the LOC119288810 gene encoding universal stress protein PHOS32-like isoform X1, which translates to MDPAEGRRILVAVDEGDESVHALRWCLTNFAARGDGELAPPDTILLLYVRPTPPTYSVLDASAPLGYMFANEATAAIDGYSRAVADAVVDKAQKLCALHSKENGKVKVDVKVAVGDARSVICDMVDKLGADLLVMGSHGYGFLKRALLGSVSDYCVRNANCPVLIVKSK; encoded by the exons ATGGATCCAGCCGAGGGCCGAAGGATActggtggccgtggacgagggcgacgAGAGCGTCCACGCGCTGCGATGGTGCCTCACCAACTTCgccgcgcgcggcgacggcgagctTGCCCCACCGGACACCATCCTCCTGCTCTACGTCCGGCCCACGCCGCCCACCTACTCCGTGCTCGACGCCTCCG CCCCGCTAGGCTATATGTTTGCCAATGAGGCGACCGCCGCGATCGACGGGTACAGCCGGGCGGTGGCGGACGCGGTGGTGGACAAGGCGCAGAAGCTCTGCGCGCTCCACAGCAAAGAGAACGGCAAGGTGAAGGTGGATGTGAAGGTGGCGGTCGGGGACGCCCGGAGCGTCATCTGCGACATGGTGGACAAGCTCGGAGCCGACCTGCTGGTGATGGGGAGCCATGGCTATGGCTTTCTCAAGAG GGCTCTCCTCGGGAGTGTCAGCGATTACTGCGTCAGGAACGCCAACTGCCCCGTTCTCATCGTCAAGTCGAAATAA
- the LOC119288810 gene encoding universal stress protein PHOS32-like isoform X2 — protein sequence MDPAEGRRILVAVDEGDESVHALRWCLTNFAARGDGELAPPDTILLLYVRPTPPTYSVLDASGYMFANEATAAIDGYSRAVADAVVDKAQKLCALHSKENGKVKVDVKVAVGDARSVICDMVDKLGADLLVMGSHGYGFLKRALLGSVSDYCVRNANCPVLIVKSK from the exons ATGGATCCAGCCGAGGGCCGAAGGATActggtggccgtggacgagggcgacgAGAGCGTCCACGCGCTGCGATGGTGCCTCACCAACTTCgccgcgcgcggcgacggcgagctTGCCCCACCGGACACCATCCTCCTGCTCTACGTCCGGCCCACGCCGCCCACCTACTCCGTGCTCGACGCCTCCG GCTATATGTTTGCCAATGAGGCGACCGCCGCGATCGACGGGTACAGCCGGGCGGTGGCGGACGCGGTGGTGGACAAGGCGCAGAAGCTCTGCGCGCTCCACAGCAAAGAGAACGGCAAGGTGAAGGTGGATGTGAAGGTGGCGGTCGGGGACGCCCGGAGCGTCATCTGCGACATGGTGGACAAGCTCGGAGCCGACCTGCTGGTGATGGGGAGCCATGGCTATGGCTTTCTCAAGAG GGCTCTCCTCGGGAGTGTCAGCGATTACTGCGTCAGGAACGCCAACTGCCCCGTTCTCATCGTCAAGTCGAAATAA